A part of Oncorhynchus kisutch isolate 150728-3 linkage group LG2, Okis_V2, whole genome shotgun sequence genomic DNA contains:
- the znf628 gene encoding zinc finger protein 850 has translation MKPGKKRHSSTNTKTHTYINTKHTTFYSLIVSCLNMANSVATLVVQAELLPPQSSSSLSPFPSLQGSGEGEEDRERGEEVDGEKGMVEGNEDIVLTRVGVQMVTSSVLAVPHLQEHPEHPFQCLDCGKSFKWSSRLAHHQRSHNNERPYRCNLCPKAFKGSSALLYHQRSHSGEKPYKCDDCDKAFKRSSLLQVHRSVHTGLRTFQCPYCPLTFKWSSHYQYHLRQHTGECPYPCDSCPKAFKNSSSLRRHKNVHLGLKPYVCTVCTKAFTQSTNLRQHMRIHTGERPYICGECGRSFTHSSNLALHRNSQSHTGEGKVGETGGDNMGDEIQEVIVGEDMTSQMLTDMGFVSQEATVGLGVGEVFLSSGHLLPHLTLTPTQGGVCTSRAIGTEVHMSTESGASVLLYSCGSCSQTFSTRTELEDHQAMHLGPGEEGGSGVGEGGDGGVGHLLADFEEVVETTAAAENGHTTAELLGLTGGVDGGNMGTTQAQFDLLQSFAVGAQIPTDSLETAGNTTGTGTGTECAYCGKSFKTSGGLNRHLAQVHSLSPSQSRSQFSCSACDRSFTLLSSLLTHQHSHTPEQRLLAEAEAEIVCPASLSLSLPLPSSPSQGDQHQDTQGDIHVRLMAVTEEGDREVVKASNRAVVKGQRRGAASRTAGGNNERPYRCSECGKAFKGSSGLRYHMRDHTGERPYRCTECGKSFKRSSLLSIHQRVHTGVRAFQCPYCPLTFKWSSHYQYHLRQHTGERPYVCQECGKSFKNSSCLRRHSQLHSGLRPHICPICSKSFSQTSNLKQHERTHSGERPFQCAQCHKSFTHSSNLQLHLRTHSSRKDYKCPFCGKEFVMQTYLQRHMRTHGNGAVAGDAGVGGKEGGRAGKRGGGVTTTTTLLNPITLETTGNSGSLIVSQPTLDIPPNTSQNYFMIQTANGLQLIPLSAPAPPPPPPPPPQTQYILLQCPSTNGTQPSLILVPTTGTNPQPTLEPQGLPLVQTVLNPAQTQMQHFQTISHQQQQPRFIITTTNNNVNNPPIAKTTTPSLNSMLNKPILGKSTRTARSRRGRKPKAAVGRHTTSLVAMTTTSVTMTTAPVSQSGDVIAVSSCNVTSVTPATVTAANTMTSSLPSSLPAKSQSPFSPPTASVSVSTPSSSTSVTVTSGPLKVATVNSVTPASLPQTAPELGKSTEQDMRGEQYVLCFQKGGKKEEVKIGGEGGGSYVLQFEGEGSGEGGQGGMGREGDGESYVLRFQTEGEREGEREGGKEKGGLVSLNLLQEWGGVREGERRVGEDGGEGESFVLHFQTEPQSEERTTSDRGYPEGPSNSLELSCPPPQALMPLNGQEVVFELGDENKMVGQGSGESVQMITLIQAEGGGEGEGGSYSGAGGAVEEGRGPMEGIFQLEGGEGIVIIEVSTSSLREGGMDRGEGGVTVERSEAKGGSGITERPEKDRNSAECNEIETGANEGENTATNGPTPNSQFS, from the exons ATGAAACCAGGAAAGAAGAGACACAGCTCCaccaacactaaaacacacacttaCATTAATACCAAACATACAACCTTTTATTCCCTAATCGTGTCTTGCCTCAACATGGCAAACTCAGTGGCCACTCTAGTGGTCCAAGCGGAACTATTACCCCCTCaatcgtcctcctccctctctcccttcccatcGCTGCAGGGAtcaggagaaggggaggaggaccgGGAAAGGGGGGAAGAAGTGGATGGGGAGAAAGGGATGGTGGAGGGGAATGAGGATATAGTGCTAACCAGGGTAGGGGTGCAGATGGTGACGTCATCGGTCCTGGCTGTGCCCCATCTCCAGGAGCACCCTGAGCACCCGTTCCAGTGCCTGGACTGTGGCAAGAGCTTCAAGTGGTCTTCAAGGCTGGCCCACCACCAGCGCAGCCACAACAACGAGAGACCCTACCGCTGTAACCTCTGCCCCAAGGCCTTCAAGGGCTCCTCCGCACTCCTGTACCACCAGAG GTCTCATTCAGGGGAGAAGCCCTATAAGTGTGACGACTGTGACAAAGCCTTCAAACGTTCCTCTCTGCTCCAG GTCCATCGTAGCGTCCACACAGGCCTGCGGACCTTCCAGTGCCCCTACTGCCCGCTCACCTTCAAGTGGAGCTCCCACTACCAGTACCACCTGCGCCAGCACACGGGCGAGTGCCCCTACCCCTGCGACAGCTGCCCCAAGGCCTTCAAGAACTCCAGCAGTCTGCGCCGACACAAGAACGTTCACCTGGGTCTGAAACCCTACGTGTGCACCGTGTGTACCAAGGCCTTCACCCAGTCCACCAACCTCAGACAACACAtgagaatccacacaggagagaggcccTACATCTGTGGAGAGTGTGGACGCAGTTTCACACACTCGTCCAATCTGGCCCTGCACCGGAATTCTCAAAGTCACACTGGTGAAGGAAAggtgggggagacagggggagacaacatGGGGGATGAGATACAGGAAGTGATAGTGGGGGAGGACATGACATCACAAATGTTGACGGACATGGGCTTTGTGAGCCAGGAGGCCacggtggggttgggggttggggaGGTGTTCCTATCGTCAGGTCACCTCCTGCCCCATCTCACCCTCACCCCTACCCAGGGGGGTGTGTGCACATCCAGGGCCATCGGAACAGAAGTGCACATGAGCACGGAGTCGGGCGCCAGCGTGCTGCTGTACAGCTGTGGCAGCTGTAGTCAGACATTCAGCACACGGACAGAGCTAGAGGACCACCAGGCCATGCACCTGGGCCCTGGGGAGGAGGGGGGCAgcggggtgggggaggggggagatggaggggtggggCATCTACTGGCTGACTTTGAGGAGGTGGTGGAGACGACGGCAGCAGCAGAGAACGGACACACTACTGCTGAACTACTGGGACTGACTGGGGGAGTGGACGGAGGG AATATGGGGACTACCCAGGCCCAGTTTGACCTGCTGCAGAGCTTCGCAGTGGGGGCTCAGATCCCCACAGACAGCCTGGAGACAGCGGGTAACACCACAGGTACAGGGACGGGCACAGAGTGTGCCtactgtgggaagagcttcaagaCCAGCGGAGGGCTCAACAGACACCTGGCACAG gtccactccctctctccctcccagtctcgcTCCCAGTTCAGCTGCTCTGCATGCGACCGCTccttcaccctcctctcttccctgctCACCCACCAGCACTCCCACACCCCTGAGCAGCGCCTCCTGGCCGAGGCTGAGGCGGAGATCGTCTGCCCGGCGTCCCTGTCCCTTTCCCTGCCCCTGCCCTCCTCCCCCAGCCAGGGGGACCAGCACCAGGACACCCAGGGGGACATCCACGTCCGCCTGATGGCTGTGACcgaggagggggacagggaggtgGTGAAGGCATCCAACAGAGCAGTGGTCAAGggccagaggagaggagcagcTAGTAGGACTGCTGGGGGGAACAATG AGAGGCCGTACCGTTGCTCTGAGTGTGGGAAGGCCTTCAAGGGCTCATCAGGTCtgaggtaccacatgagggaccacacaggagagagaccctACCGCTGCACAGAGTGTGGCAAGAGCTTCAAGAGGTCCTCACTGCTCTCCATACACCAGAGG gtgcATACAGGTGTGCGAGCGTTCCAGTGCCCCTACTGCCCGCTCACCTTCAAGTGGAGCTCCCACTACCAGTACCACCTGCGCCAGCACACGGGCGAGCGGCCCTACGTGTGTCAGGAGTGTGGAAAGTCCTTCAAAAACAGCAGTTGTCTGAGGAGACACAGTCAGCTCCACTCTGGCCTGCGCCCTCACATCTGTCCCATCTGCTCCAAGTCCTTCTCACAGACCTCCAACCTCAAACAG caCGAACGCACCCACTCAGGCGAGCGGCCCTTCCAGTGTGCCCAATGTCACAAGAGcttcacccactcctccaatctCCAGCTCCACCTGAGAACCCACTCCTCCAGGAAGGACTACAAGTGTCCCTTCTGTGGGAAGGAGTTTGTCATGCAGACCTACTTGCAGAGGCACATGAGGACCCATGGGAACGGGGCTGTGGCCGGGGACGCTGGGGtggggggaaaggagggaggcagggcaggtaaaaggggtggaggggtgacaaCCACCACCACCTTACTAAACCCCATCACCCTAGAGACCACAGGGAACTCTGGGTCTCTGATCGTGTCTCAGCCTACGCTGGACATTCCCCCCAACACCTCCCAGAACTACTTCATGATCCAGACAGCAAATGGGCTTCAGCTCATCCCCCTGTCTGCCCccgccccccctcctccccctccgccTCCCCCCCAAACACAGTACATCCTCCTACAGTGCCCCTCCACCAATGGGACCCAGCCCAGCCTGATTCTCGTCCCCACCACAGGGACCAATCCCCAGCCCACCCTGGAGCCCCAGGGCCTCCCATTGGTCCAGACAGTTCTAAACCCTGCCCAAACCCAGATGCAACATTTCCAGACCATATCCCATCAACAACAGCAGCCCAGgttcatcatcaccaccaccaacaacaatgTAAACAACCCTCCCATTGCTAAGACAACAACTCCCTCCCTGAACTCTATGCTGAACAAGCCCATTTTAGGGAAAAGTACCCGGACAGCCAGGTCCAGGAGAGGACGGAAACCCAAAGCCGCTGTAGGTCGGCATACTACCTCCTTGGTTGCTATGACAACCACCTCTGTCACCATGACAACAGCTCCCGTCAGTCAGTCGGGGGATGTAATAGCTGTGTCTAGCTGTAATGTAACTAGTGTCACTCcagctactgttactgctgccaACACTATGACATCATCATTGCCATCGTCTTTACCCGCCAAGTCACAAAGTCCTTTCTCACCACCAacagcctctgtctctgtttctaccccctcctcctctacctctgtcaCTGTTACCTCAGGACCCCTAAAGGTTGCCACAGTTAACTCAGTTACCCCAGCCTCCCTGCCCCAAACCGCCCCAGAGTTGGGCAAGTCCACTGAGCAGGACATGAGAGGGGAACAGTATGTCCTCTGCTTCCAGAAAGGAGGGAAGAAGGAAGAGGTAAagataggaggagagggaggagggtccTACGTGTTGCAGTTTGAAGGGGAGGGGTCCGGGGAGGGGGGGCAAGGAggaatgggcagagagggggatggggagtcATACGTGCTGCGCTTTCAGACTGAgggcgagagagaaggagagagagagggagggaaggagaaaggaggcCTGGTGTCACTGAACCTGCTGCAGGAATGGGgaggagtgagggaaggagaaagacGAGTAGGGGAGGATGGTGGCGAGGGAGAGTCCTTTGTGCTTCACTTCCAAACAGAGCCGCAGAGCGAAGAACGGACAACTTCTGACCGTGGCTATCCAGAAGGCCCCAGCAACAGCCTGGAACTTTCCTGCCCGCCTCCCCAGGCCTTAATGCCTCTGAATGGGCAGGAGGTGGTGTTTGAGCTGGGGGATGAGAACAAGATGGTGGGCCAGGGGTCTGGAGAGAGTGTGCAGATGATAACCCTGATCCAAGCCGaagggggtggggagggagaagggggcagTTATAGCGGTGCAGGGGGGGCAGTAGAGGAGGGCAGGGGGCCAATGGAGGGCATCTTTcagctggagggaggagaggggatcgTCATAATTGAGGTTAGCACCAGCAGTCTAAGAGAAGgggggatggacagaggggaaggaggagtaACTGTAGAGAGGAGTGAAGCAAAAGGAGGGAGTGGAATAACTGAGAGGCCTGAAAAAGACAGGAACTCAGCGGAATGCAATGAAATAGAGACTGGAGCGAATGAAGGAGAAAACACAGCTACGAATGGCCCTACACCTAACTCTCAGTTCTCTTAA